The following DNA comes from Candidatus Kaelpia aquatica.
CTTTTATTTTCATAAGCCATCATCTCAATGAGCAGCAGTCCGCTTAAAATACCATCTCTTTCGGGTATATAGTTTTTAAATCCAATTCCGCCTGATTCTTCACCCCCTATAAGAACATCTTCCTTTTGCATTATCTCTGCAATATACTTAAATCCTACCGGAGTCTCATAGAGTTTAAGCTCGTAATGAGCAGCTATATTCTTTATCAGAGAACTATTGGAGAGGGTCTTGACTACTGCGCCGCTCTCTTTTCTATTTTTGACAAAATGTATCAAAAGAAGCGCCATTATCCAGCCTGGCGTTAAAAATTTACCCCCTGGCAAGATTGCTCCTATCCTATCTCCATCTCCATCGGTTACAACAGCAAGATCATGCCTTCTCTTTTTCATCTCTCTTATTGGCAAATCCAGATTCTTAGGTATCGGCTCAGGGCTTATTCCGCAAAAAGAAGGGTTTATCTCACCTCTAATTGTATCTACTGAGAGCTTAGTATTTTTGAACAATTCTTCTATTAAGTTTCCACCAGCCCCATGCATAGAATCATGCATAATTTTAAAAGACTTATTCTTTATCAAGCTAAAGTCTACATAAGACTTAAGATGCCTTAGGTAGTCCTGTTTAAATTCAATCTCTCTTATTTTCTTTACTTTCTTAGCCTCTTCAAAATCAAGCTCCCTTAAAGCTGAAGCTCCGACCAGTCTTTCCACTCTTTTTGTTTCCTCCCTCGAAGCAGGTGCGCCTTTTGCGGTCTTTATCTTTATACCATTGAAATTATAAGGGTTATGACTTGCGGTTATCATGAGTCCCCCTGACAATTTATTGCTTATTATTGCCAAGCAAAGCGAAGGAGAAGGAAGAGCTGTTTTAAACAGATCAACTTTTATTCCGTTTCCAGCCAATACTACTGCAGCTGCCTTTGCAAATTCAGGAGATAGAAACCTGGTGTCAAAACCAACCGCAACCCTTAAACTGCTGCTCTTTTTTGATTTCAAATTATCAGCATATGCCTGCGCCAACCTCTTTACATTTTGAAATGTATACTCATCTCCAATAATAGCACGCCATCCATCGGTACCAAACCTTATCATCTAACTCCTCCTCTATGATTAGATATATTATCCTTAAGTTTAGCTATAGCTTCTCTTCTGTCAACAGCCTTAAGTATATAGTTACCCGCAACTAAGATATTACACCCCGCCTCTAGCGCAAGAGCTGAAGTCTCTGCATTTATGCCGCCATCTATCTGAATATCGCCTTTAAAACCATACTCTTCTCTTAATGTTCTTACCTTATCTAAGACCTGGACTATAAAAGCTTGTCCACCGAAACCTGGATTAACCGACATGATAAGTATAAAATCTAAGTCTATATTAACTAATATCTCTTTAAAATAAGCAACATCTGTAGGCGGGTTAATTGTTAAGCCCTTGCGAACTTCTTTTATTCCACTATATACTTTTACAAGTTTTTTTAAATCCAGTCTATTTTCTTTTAAAAATGCTTCGACATGGAAGTTTATTATATCAGCTCCGGCATCTATAAACTTCGGAATAAAAAACTCAGGATCTTCAATCATAAGATGTACATCCAGTACTAGATCGGTAATATTTCTGATATCTTTAACTACTCCAGGTCCTATTGTTAAGTTTGGGACAAAATGACCATCCATAATATCTATATGAAAAAAATCTGCCCCTTTAGCTTCTAAATCCTTTAAATCCAGTTCTAAATTAGCATAGTCTGCAGACAATATTGAAGGTGCAATCTTAATATCTGGATAGTACAACATTATATTTTACCTCCTGTTCTCTTTTTAGAATAGAGCGTTATATTTTGTTTAAATTTATATTCTAAATCTTAAGTATCCTCAATATCCCTTTCACTTCTGAGCCTTTCCAAGTATGACTGTAAAATTATCTGAGCAGCCACTTTATCGATTTGAGATTTTATATTTCGGCTATTTAAACTCTTTAGAGTATTTTCAGCTTCTTTTGTAGAGTAGCGCTCATCCCAGAGAGTCACCTTTACTTCTCTATTCTCACTAAGAATTTTGGCAAACCTTTTTATCTCCTGAGATAATTTAGAATCCTCGCCTTGACTATTCAGAGGATTACCTATTATAACCTCATCTATCTCATAGCTGTTAAAATATCTGGAGAGCTTGCTTAAAAGGTCTGTCTTACCTCTAATGTAGAGAGTATCTAATCCCTGAGCAAATATTCCCAAAGGGTCAGATATAGCTACTCCGACTCTCTTAGCTCCAAAATCAAGCGCTAATATTCTACTCATCAAGAGCCTTCCTTATTTTTTTGGAAAACAATGCTATCTCTTTTATTGTCCTACTCCTCTCTCCTGTATTTTTATCAATTATTTTAATAATTGCACTACCTATAATAACTCCGTCGGCTATCTTTTTAATCTTTAACACCTGACTCTCTTTTGAGATGCCGAAACCAACGCAGAGCGGATTAGAGACCATTCTCTTTACCTTTCTTATCCTGCTAATGGTATTACTTGAGAATATATCCCTGGTACCGGTAACCCCAACTGAAGATATGTAGTAAATAAAACCGCTGCACTCTCTGTCTATCTTTTTGATTCTATCTATTGACGTAGTAGGTGATATAAAAGATGCTAGAGCAAGATTAGAGCTCTTTGCTTCCTGAGTAAACTGACCTGCTTCCTCTAGCGGAAGATCTGGTATCACAACTCCGCTTAACCCGCAATCCCAAGAAAGCTTAAAGAATCTATCTTTACCCAATGCCAAAATAGGATTATAGTAACTCATAAAGAGAACCGGAATATCTATACTGCTTTTTATCTTGCCTAACTCAAAAAATGCCTTCTGAAGTGAAGCCCCTTTTTTAAGAGATTTAGCAGAAGCATTCTGGATAGTAGGTCCATCTGCAACAGGATCAGAGAATGGTATTCCTATCTCAATTGCATCGGCACCGTTCTCTTGCAATATCTTTAAAAGATCATTAAACAGCGTTAGGTTCGGATAGGCAAATGTTATATAGGGTATAAACAGCTTCTCGCCTCGAGAAACTTTTCCTTTTAATTGCTTTTGAAGATCCGTCATGTTATATACTCCTTTACGATATCTATATCCTTATCTCCTCTTCCTGAGAGAGATATAATTACAATATCTCTAGATCTAAAACGAGCTTTGTTCTGAATAATATAGCCTATTGCATGAGCAGATTCCAAGGCAGGGATAATCCCCTCTAGTTCAGAGAGAGATTTAAATCCTAAGAGCGCTGCTTTGTCGGTTACCGC
Coding sequences within:
- a CDS encoding phosphoglucomutase/phosphomannomutase family protein, with protein sequence MIRFGTDGWRAIIGDEYTFQNVKRLAQAYADNLKSKKSSSLRVAVGFDTRFLSPEFAKAAAVVLAGNGIKVDLFKTALPSPSLCLAIISNKLSGGLMITASHNPYNFNGIKIKTAKGAPASREETKRVERLVGASALRELDFEEAKKVKKIREIEFKQDYLRHLKSYVDFSLIKNKSFKIMHDSMHGAGGNLIEELFKNTKLSVDTIRGEINPSFCGISPEPIPKNLDLPIREMKKRRHDLAVVTDGDGDRIGAILPGGKFLTPGWIMALLLIHFVKNRKESGAVVKTLSNSSLIKNIAAHYELKLYETPVGFKYIAEIMQKEDVLIGGEESGGIGFKNYIPERDGILSGLLLIEMMAYENKSIEEIIVSVEKQFGRYHYQRIDIHYPENLKPKLFQEFKRKKIKNIAGYDVVGCEDYDGVKFTLKDGSWLIFRLSGTEPILRIYSEAKSIKKVKELLDFGSKFALSIK
- the rpe gene encoding ribulose-phosphate 3-epimerase, encoding MLYYPDIKIAPSILSADYANLELDLKDLEAKGADFFHIDIMDGHFVPNLTIGPGVVKDIRNITDLVLDVHLMIEDPEFFIPKFIDAGADIINFHVEAFLKENRLDLKKLVKVYSGIKEVRKGLTINPPTDVAYFKEILVNIDLDFILIMSVNPGFGGQAFIVQVLDKVRTLREEYGFKGDIQIDGGINAETSALALEAGCNILVAGNYILKAVDRREAIAKLKDNISNHRGGVR
- the ruvX gene encoding Holliday junction resolvase RuvX, with amino-acid sequence MSRILALDFGAKRVGVAISDPLGIFAQGLDTLYIRGKTDLLSKLSRYFNSYEIDEVIIGNPLNSQGEDSKLSQEIKRFAKILSENREVKVTLWDERYSTKEAENTLKSLNSRNIKSQIDKVAAQIILQSYLERLRSERDIEDT
- the trpA gene encoding tryptophan synthase subunit alpha; this encodes MTDLQKQLKGKVSRGEKLFIPYITFAYPNLTLFNDLLKILQENGADAIEIGIPFSDPVADGPTIQNASAKSLKKGASLQKAFFELGKIKSSIDIPVLFMSYYNPILALGKDRFFKLSWDCGLSGVVIPDLPLEEAGQFTQEAKSSNLALASFISPTTSIDRIKKIDRECSGFIYYISSVGVTGTRDIFSSNTISRIRKVKRMVSNPLCVGFGISKESQVLKIKKIADGVIIGSAIIKIIDKNTGERSRTIKEIALFSKKIRKALDE